The following DNA comes from Erigeron canadensis isolate Cc75 chromosome 3, C_canadensis_v1, whole genome shotgun sequence.
tgaaaaataaactataatgaAAGATTAATCATAATATTACTTGCCACAAATCAAAAACTCTACATATAATTACTTATACTTGTTAAAAAAATCAGgtattacaaaattaaaaaaggatataattttgaaacaatcaCTGTTTGGTAACAAATCAAGAatgtgtaatgtttttatttttgatgatattgttctataagaagatttataaaaaaatcaaatataaaattcaaataagTTAAAAGAAAGCTAGATGatttatgttatatgagatTAATGAAAATCAAGAAGATAACCAAAAAACTatacatattaattttgatatggttAGTTAAGtagaatattaaattaatatatgtattgttgAAATATTTGTAGTTGAAAGACTAAAAACGTATTTGACTGAAAGTTGAGTTAAGAAAATTTCATCATACTGATCCAATGGTGGATAAAAAAGATAGAAATTCAATAAATAGTTAAAATTACTTCATTTTTGAATTAAAGtttctgttttaatatatattaaagatatatatatatatatatatagggaaaaagaaatataagactgtctggcacctaagcttaggtgtggaacccccacatactaatattttattattttttatttaatgaataaatgcatgagcctcatgatttatatgtattaaaaatacaatatgtgagtgttccacacctaagcttagatagccttatattcccatccccatatatatatatatatatatatattggtagattggtTTAACACGAGTTAGCAGCTGCAAACAAACTAGGGCAAGCCACACGCAcatatattacacatatataacaataaaataataataataataataataataataataataataataataataataataataataataataataataataattaatggaatggaaattaataatataatggaAGGAAAAAATTCATCCAGccatatgttgcagaagaagaTACGAGGTCCGCCATTCGAATTGagttgaattgaattgaattttcGTTAGTAAGTATTTTACATATTTCCTGTATATTATAACAATAAATTTGGTGCAGATTTTACCGGTTCAATTGTCGAATCCATTTCCAACGGTCGTTCCCCTGTGATCTACTTCAATCGTTTTTCTAATTACTGCACCGATCCTTCTGGAAACTGGTTACTTCTCTTCCCCAAATTATTTTGTTGTTACTTGTTAGAAAGACAGAGTTACATAAATGTTTTACTTTAgttcaatatatatgtatgtatgtatgtatgtatgtatgtatgtatgtatgtgtgtgtgtttgtgtgtgtgtttgtatgGATAAATTGAACAAGTAGCTAGGGTGGTAGGTAGATGAAAGACCTTCCGCAGAGCATAtatgatacatacatatatagtgaagtgatcaagtgagaaccaaaaTAATGGTGAGAACCAtgaaaaccactaaaaaaccATTATAGTTAAGGGCTACTCCCGTggcaccatctcttggatcgccgcccatcaaatccacaCCATTCCcttatgcgtccggtgacaactcctttagaacggataagggcaaCGCCCGCATCGTATCTATACGTTTTCCACACGCAACCCATATGATTTTTACcgaaaaaagaatttttttttttaaactttttttttttttggaatgtgtttatgttaaaagaaaataaaaaagtaaaaaagaattcaaaaactaaaaatacaaaattttaaaattgaaaaaccacaccaaaaaggaaaaagatgGAGGGAAACTggtggttctcacggttctctccCATATTTTGGTTCTCACATTAACCCTACCCTCTTTTTTGATCGACAAAAGAACTGGCAACACCCCTAGAATTGATGTGCCCAGCCCACCCCGAGTTCGAATTCTGATCGcgccctaaagggtttgctccCCATGTCTTGCAAGGGTAGAACATTACAAAGGCCCCCTCCCCAAATGCCAAAGATTTGAACCCTTGCTCCCAGGATGAAACTCCTTAGGGGAAGACATCCTGGACCATGTagaatatatgtaaataataaatataaggtCTATTCATTTAATTCTAGAAGTATAGGGTATATTATGTAAATATAGTAGTTTATAGGCGgttaatatttgttttgaatatatagtTAGATACAGAGTTATTGTAATCATATTTTTACTTCTTGTAATTCTTGATCAATGAGATATGAAGATTTTCTCATTCAATTAAGTTTTCTTCGTGGTATCAGAGCACATGGATACGTGGATCtctgaaaccctaatttttcatTTCCCGGCCAATTTTCCGATCAAATACGATGGGCTATCTTCAAATTCGACTGATTTCGTTCTTCCTTATACTCCGATCAAATCCTGATTGATTCGTTAATCCTTATACTTCGATCTATAATCCACAAATTAGGGTTTCGAGTTTTGAATCGTTTTAATGGCGATTCCCTATCCAACTTCTCGCCAATCTAGGCCTAATTCCGCAATTACATCAAATATCAATGATCCTCTGAGTCTAACTACCTCCGATCATCCAGGAATGCTTCTTACCAATACTCCTTTTAATTGAAGCAATTTCTTAGGGTGGAGTCGCAACATAAAGAAGGCTTTAGGAGCAAAACTCAAGTTAGGGTTCATTGATGGCACTTGTGTTAAGCCAAATAACAATTCAGTCGATACAGAGAGATGGATACGGTGTGATTATATGGTTATTTGTTGGATACTCAATTCTATGACTCCTGAATTGTCAGATGCTTTCATGTACAATGAATTGGCAAAAGATTCGTGGAAAGAACTTAATGAAAGGTATGGTCAATGCAATGGACCTCTTATCTTTCAGTTGAAAGAGAATTAAGCAAGGTTTCACAAGGTAATTTGTCTGTTGCTGCTTATTTCAATAAACTCAAGAAATATTGGGATGAATTGAATAATTTGAATGGAATACCTACTTGTAACTGTCGGAAAATGGCTGAATGCACTtgtgatttaataaaaaacttcTTTGAGATGGATAGTAAATCTAAGTTGATGCAATTCTTgatgaaattgaatgatgattaTGAAAGTGTTAGAAGCCAAATTTTGTCCACAGACCCTTTGCCCTCTATTAACAAAGCTTACTATACTGTTCAACAAGTGGAGAAACAGAGACAAGTAAATACTAATCACATAGAGCTTGCTGCTTTCTTTGCAAACAACAACCCTAAGAATAATTTTGGtgttaaaagggattttaagaaTGGAAAATTTGATTCAAAAGGGGAAAATAAAAGGGTTTGCACATATTGTAAGCAAGATGGACATCTTTTTGAGCAGTGCTTTGAGAGGTTGGGGTATCTAGATTGGTACAAAGGTAGTAGGAAACCTAAAAGAGGTCTTAGAGCCGCTACTCAAGTAGGTTTTGAAAACATACATGAAGATTCTCCTTTGGATGTTCAAATGATTCATGATAATTCTGGTGGTGGCAAGTCAAATCTGGACCAACAATTGGTGGCAGCTGTCTGTCAAGAGGTCATTAAGATGTTTAATGGAAAAAATCCAGTGATTGATAATAGCTCTTCACATTATGTCAATTCCAATCATGCTAGTACTTTTGGTCATGCAAGTACTTTCTCTTTTTTTGCTTCCTGCCATAGCATATTTGCTAATCCTGTCGCATTTGCTATGATGTGGCATCcttcttttgatataaaaaaagattGGATATCAGATTCAGGAGCAACTGATCACATGTCACCCAATATGTCTTTATTTCATTCTATTCAGATATTATCTACACCAATTCTGGTGAAATTACCTGATGGGTTGTATAAAAAGGTTTTCATTATTGGTCAAGTCACTTTAACTCCTTTTGTCACTCTCACCAATGTGTTCTACATTCCTGAATTTCAAGTTAATTTGCTTTCTGTTGGTACTTTGGTACATGCAAATAAGCTTGTTGCTCAATTCTATCCTGATGACTGTGTTTTTCAGGACCCTTCAACTAGACAAGTTGTTGCACTTGGCAAAGGGTCCCAAAGGTTGTATATATGCAAGCCTACATCAAGTATGGATGCATTTACTGCCTCAGTCACTGCTTTTCATGCAACCTATTCAGATTCTGTTCCTTTTATTCATTTGAATAAAACTGCTTGTAGCAATTTTGTAATGCCTAAAACTtatgttgattttgatgtcATTCATGCTAGACTTGGACATACCTCTTTGTCTAAGATGGTACATCTTCAGGCATGTAAGAACCTTGATGTTTCACAATTTCATTGTGATAGTTGCTCATTTTCTAAAAGTCATAGATTACCTTTTCCTTCTAGCAATTCTTGCAAATTGTTTTGATTTGTTGCATATGGATCTTTGGGGTCCATATAAGGTTCCTTGTTTGAATGATGCTCATTATTTTTTCACCATTGTTGATGATAAGAGTAGAGCCACATGGACATATTTGGTTCATACAAAAGACCGAATCTTGAGTATTGTTTCCGATTTTATATCCTATATTGAAACTCAATTTCACACAAAAATCAAAGTCATTAGGTCTGACAATGGAATTGAACTTGTTAATCTTATTCCCCCCAACAAAATGGGATAGTGGAAAGAAAGCATAGACATCTCTTAGATACTGCTAGAGCTCTTAGAGTCCATGCTAATCTTCCTTTAAAATTTTGGGGAGATTGTATTTTGGCTGCTACCTACTTGATCAATAAAATGCCCATGCAACTTTTATCCTGGaaaactccttatgaggttttaCATGGCAATTCTCCTTATGATAATCTCAGGATTATTGGTTGTCTTTGTTATGCAAACATTCCAAAACCTCTTAGAGATAAGTTTGAAAATAGGGCATGGAGATGTGTTTATGAGTAGGGATGTCATTTTTAAGGAGCACATTTCCCTATAAAGAATCTGCATCTCTTTCTCAACTTGATTCTCCAACCTTTTCTGATTTCCTTCATTTGAAACTGATTGCCCTATTTTAGATAATATTCCTGCAATCAATACTACTCTTAGTCATGAAATTCCTTCCATCATACCTTGTGATACCTTTTCAATTCCTCCACTATACCTTCCTCTATGTCTAGTAATACTTCTAATTCTAATTTGAGGAGATCTAACAGGAATACTAGCAAACCTGTCTGGCTTAAGGATTTTGTCACTAATACCTCTCAGTCACAAAGCAATTTTGTTTCCTCTACAAAAGTGTTATATCCCCTGTTTACCCGTGATAATACCAAATACATTCCCCAAGATCATCTGTGTTTTTTGGCCAATGTAATGGCCATTCAAGAGCTATCTTCTTACTCTGAAGCAGTAAAGAATCCTCAATGGGTTGCAGCAAGGGATGCTGAACTCAATGCTCTTGAACAAAACAATACTTGGGATCTCACATCTTTACCCCATGGACATAAAGCTATTTCTTCCAAATGGGTGTATAAGGTAAAATACAAAGCTAATGGGGATGTTGAAAGGTTTAAGGCAAGATTGGTAGTTAGGGGCTTTGTGCAGCAACCAGGCATTGATTATAAACATACTTTCTCTCCTGTGGCAAAATTAGCTACTGTTAGGGTTATTATTGCCTTGGCTACAGTTAAAAGATGGTTATTGCATCAATTGGATATCAATAATGCTTTTTTACATGGCTACATTGAAGAGGATATCTATATGTTGCCACCAGATGGATATCAAAAGGCAAAGAATGGCGAGGTCTGCAAATTGAAAAGATCACTTTATGGTCTTAAGCAAGCCTCAAGACAATGGAACCAAGAGTTTACTAAATTTCTTCTTACTTTGGGTTTTATTTTGTCTAAACATGATTACTCATTGTTTGTCAAACATGAGAATGGTAATATCTTAATTGCCTTGGTTTATGTGGATGATGTCCTTTTAACTGGTACATGTGAGTGATATCAATTCAACCAAGGCTGCACTTGATGCAAAATTCACCATTAAAGATTTAGGTCCTGCAAAATACTTCCTTGGTATTGAAATTTGACTATGACTCGCCCAAACATTTCTTATCCTGTCCAACACCTTAGTCAGTTTGTTTCTGCTCCTACTACTGACCATATGTAAGCTGCCAGACACCTTTTAAGATACTTAAAGGGTTCTATTTGTGAAGGATTATTTTACCCTGTTCAAACAGAATTACAATTAACTGGATTTTCTGATGCTGATTGGGCTTCTTGCATTATGGCACGAAGATCTCTCACAGGTTATTGTATATTTCTGGGGCATTCACTTGTGTCTTGGAAAACCAAGAAACAACCAACTGTTTCCAGATCTTCAACTGAAGCTGAGTATTGTAGTATGGCTGCTACTACATGTGAGCTTGTCTGGTTAAGTTTTCTTCTTAAAGATCTTTATGTTCCTGTCAGACTTCCAATTACactcttttgtgacaacaaatCTGCTCAGTTAATAGCTGCCAATCAATGTTTTCATGAACGAACAAAGCATTTGGACATTGATGTTCATTTTACAAGAGACAAAGTTGAAGATGGTTTCTTGCAAACTGCTCATATCCCATTCAAACTTCAACTGGCAGACCTCATGACAAAAACCCTCTCACCAGAACAACACTCTATTCTTAGTTCCGAGCTGGGTCTTTCCATGCCTCCAGCTTGAGGGGGGGATGTagaatatatgtaaataataaatttaaggTCTATTCAGTTAATTCTAGAAGTATAGGGTATATTATGTAAATATAGTAGTTAGAGGCGgttaatatttgttttgaatatatagatagatgatAGTTAGATACAGAGTTATTGTAATCATATTTTTACTTGTCTTGTAATTCTTGATCAATGAGATATGaagattttctttctcaattaaGTTTTCTTTAGACCAAGACACCAATGGCCTGATAATGCCTTTTCAGCCTCTTCTCCTGGTTGTGTAGTTTGTTGATGCCACACTAATATTCAACTCACTTCAGTTCATCCTCTTCTTGGTTATCCACCTGTTGTATCTTAACCCTTCACACTAAATTTTGGGAAATTGATCATGTCCTTTCCTTCCCTCCCCCTTTTACATTAACTGTCACGACAAGTAATTTTATTCATTGCTAGAGTTGTCAAATTATCTTATAAGGTTTTCTTGCCATAGTGCTTGTAGTGGactgattattattgttatgcaTATCTGTTTGTACAACACTTATCAAAAAGAGACCAACCAACCCGCTTCTTTTACTTAATCAGCTATTGCAGCCATGATACTGTTAAGGGAGTGGAGATTCTCACCCTGCAACGGGAGTACCATGCACGTAGGTTAGGTGAGCAATGGCAGaagttttttaattgattttatttttgaggATATTCTCCTATTGGATAGcgttcatatatatttatctcaatattaatatttatatatatatgtatattgttttTGTCTCAGACATTTTACTGCGAGTACTGCTTATTGTTCAACAACTTCTGCAAGAGAATAAGCATGGGTCAAAGAGAGACATTTATTACATGCATCCTTCTGTGTTTCGAGGTGaacttgaattttcttttatgCTGTTATTTTTGTGGCTCCATTTTCTATTATGTGATCACAATCAATGGAAGAAAATGCACATTAGAATGTGCAAAAATTGGTTGCTTTATATACTGTAGTATTTCTGCTTTGACACTCTTATCACATTTGAGATAccagttttctttttttaatctgCTTAGCTCTCAACACATGAAAAAAATCTAGGTTACTTGACATAATGTCACTGTTTTCTTAATCTGTCTCTTATAAAAATATCTCTACCAGAACAATCCGTTGTTGACCGCACCATCAATGACATTTGCATCCTTCTTCAGTGCAGTCGCCACAATCTGAATGTTGTACGTATTTTCTCTTGTCTATGTATCTGTATTTTAGTTTCTGgtaaatgtatatttataaaagagcCCATTGAATGAATATCTGCCCATACAGATGAAGTATCCACAGATGACTGGTCTCCAACAAATACTTCCGAGTATTATGTATTCTGTTACGGCATCTGAATTGATGGGGATTGACATATATCTGGATTGTGGACCAATCTTACTCTTTGATATGTGTCACTTGAGATGTATTACCTCTGTTTCATTTTAATACTAAGATTGTGTATGGAAGTATTTTGTGGTTGACTGCTGTGTATCCTTCCATAGATAACCATGCTGCTAAGTGAGACTATTGgatattttcttataaaatagtattgcacctgatttttttttttttaaaattaagacTTTATCAACAACTGGCAGCATCAGAAGTAAAATTTGTAGATCATGTTAGCTTAATTTCTTGTTCTGCTTCTTCTTGCAGGTGTCTGTTGCGAAAGGGTGGGTACCTGCTAAAAATCAATAAGGATATGATTGAAATGGTGTCTGTATCTGATACGTGCTCTATGAGTGCCTCTTTCAATAGTATTTCAAATAGTTCTTGCGAGAATTGACCTTTTCTGGTATCAAAATAAGTCCACCTCATAATATTTAACGAAGACTCAGCTTGCGTGCatataaaaatcaataataCTTTCATATCTTGAAGTCTGAGAACACGATCACACTAACTTAAATATATTGAGTTGAAGTTACAGTGTCACTCATTAATCACTTTGGCATCCAATCTATATATTTCTGTTTATTTTTGTCTCAGATTGGTGATGGGATGGCTGAGAttttcagaagctgatagaattACAAACTGTCTAAGTCACCCTGATACTGTAAGAAGGAAGATGTCatcttttgtattttgtttgcTGGACTGCAATTGATGGTTAAATTCTGGTTTGCATGCAGGCACACTCTATTCCGGTACACATAGAAGAAGTGAAAGgtatatagaattatagatagCAGGGAGATCTGTATTAAAAAGGTTATATTTGTTAATCGATAACATATAGCTATCCGACCTTTCAGTATCCTCTTAAGTTCTCCTCAAGTTGATATGCTGGGACAAATACACCTTCCAGTTTCTTTGTTTAATTCCTTTTTGTAGATAGATTTTTGAAATGATGAAATTTGCAGATATTACATATAAAGACGTACGTAGGAAGGAAGAAAACTATAGTACCATATTTCCACATATCAAAATAGAAGCAATATATATACTCATGTGTTTGGTTATTAagtatcttatatatataggatatctCATGTGTTACTCATATTTTTCTGGTTTTTGTGCTAGATATCATCAGTGTCGCAGACTACATACTAGTGGTGGAGAAAGAATCAGGTAAGGTCTTTCTGTAGCAAGACTTGCAGGTACAGCTTTCTTTGGTATCTGAAACTGATAACTGCTTTGTAATTTCTACCATACAGTATTTCAACGGCTAGCAAACGATTGTTTTTGCAAGACTAATCGTTGCATTGTCATCACGGTAAGAGAGTCATCCGTTGCACATCTCTATATTAATCAGTCATTAACTATATCTACCTACAGGGCAGAGGTTATCCTGATATTCCAACAAGGAGGTAAAAGTTCAgttatttgaattttatatcAGAATACTGACCGAAAGCAGCTTCTGTCTTGATGCTGTCTGTACTTCTATTTCTTAAACAGGTTCTTGCGGCTACTCACCGAACAGCTGAAATTGCCGGTCTATTGCTTGGTTGATTGTGATCCATATGGCTTTGACATCTTGACAACATACCGGTTTGGTTCAATGGTAACATCTTTATAGACTCTTCTATGTTCATACCATGGTTCTGATTTTCACTATAGATAAGTTTCAATTATAATAGGATATATCTCGAGGGGTCAATTTtgatcaatttatttaattatttatttacatgTCAAATGGGGTCTTGTTCTCTCAAAAATAtgttaaatgaaaaaaagatcTGTTAATAAGGAATGTGTATGAGTTGAAggtcactcattttttttactgCATACAACTTCCTAAATTGTTTTATTCGGATATTTGGACCATGATTgtattataactttattaaacTTGACACTTCACTTATCCCTATACAAATTCAACTGTTTGGAAAAGAAGTGTTTAATGGTCAATGTAACCTGAGCCAGCCTTTCTTGACATGCTATCTGACCAGCCCATATTACCATCTGGTGATGTATGTAAGGTAGTTTCAGTATAATGCTAAGTAATTAAAGCTAATTGTAGTTGCAAGCTTTGTAACATCATGTATGAGTCATATGTCAATGCACAAGATGAGCAAGTTTTTTTGACTTAAAATAATATCTTTAAAGCAAATGGCATATGATGCAAAGATTATGAGGCTTCCTGAGATACAATGGATTGGAGCATTTCCGTCAGATGTGGAGAAATATAGTATTCCACAACATTGTCTTCTTCCTATGACAACCGAAGGTGGGAATCCGTATATCTTCTATCTTGTTTCTCTAAGTTAGCTTCCTCTTACACTGAATTCTTTTTCCTGCTTTATTGAATATAATCGAAATTGATTTGTATCAGATAGGATCAAAACAGAGGCAATTTTAAAGCGATGTTATCTGCAGAGGGTTGTGCCACAATGGAGGTTGATAGTGTTCTTTGTCTTatgatttaaactttttctttcgCATTACTAAAAGTAACATCTTCATTAAATTAGGTTGGAACTACAGCTGCTGCTGGAAAGTGGAGTCAAGTTTGAGATTGAAGCATTATCTGTTCACTCGCTTACCTTCTTGTCAAAAGGGTATCTACCTTCTAAGATACAAGGCGGGTTCTCCACAGAACATCCTACCTTTTACTCTCTAAGACACTGCATTATACCCGACACAGGTACATTACTATTTCCATACACTAATAAACTGAAAATGTGGACGAAAATAATATACTCCCACCATTACATTAATTGTAAGTCCTAGTATAGTGGTATAAGTGCATTAACTACATACTGAAACCTGGAactaatatcatttatataattaatcacTCAACCTGCAGCGTGTGGCACCACTTCGATCCAAGGTTGGGTCTTTGTCAGCGTTATTATCTGGCTTTTGTATGATGTTCAAAATAGTCAGAAGGATTTACTGCTGCACATTCAAGATGGATTGTAGGCATAATTCTTTAGATAACTAGGGTAAACAGTTTTTATTACCATACTCTAATACCCTCCATAAGCCGGATATAGGTAATGTCCACCTGCCCCATTTCCGTTATTATTCAACGGTGATTCTGGCATTTCATACAAGTTGCATGAACATTCTCCCTATTGTGAAACTAGATGTGCGTCTTTTCTAGCTTTATGCAGAGAATTCAGAAGTCGTGTTGGATGGATGTATCCTGAAATAGTTTCCTTCTCATCACTCTTTTTGGAAATTAGTActctttttaacaaaaaaaagagCATGTTACCATCTTTTGGgtaaacattattattattattgtcaataTATGAATAGAGAACATATCACTGTAACAAAACGTTGAACACTTTTCACTGTCTGCCAAAAAATGAAATTCTTCAATTTCAGTgatagaaaaatagaaaaatataatagaAGATATGTTTCACAACAGACTTAAAACCTAAAAGTTGTGATAAATGGCCATGAGTGTATTTTGGTATTAATAGATACTTGACATGATCATTACTTGGAAGTTATTCTTTGGGTTTTTTTGTGTGCATCATCAGtcaagtttttattttctaattttagaaTATAATAGAGCTTTGTTGTCGGTCACATATCTGCGATCTTTTGCAATTATAGCAACATACTCAGATTCTTTACTTCAAAACAATATAGAAATAGAAGATTTCTTTGTATGATTAGTTGCTAGACAAGTTAGTGTTCTCTCTTGTGTTCTTTCTTTCATTCGTTTGAATTTCAGACTTGGCAAAAtcatatgtttattttgtatGCATAAATACCATATGATGAAgtcttaaataatttttttttttgaagggtTGTTGTCTGAAAGTTCACTCCAGAGTCTTGTATGATGATGACTATTGAAGTCTTACGTTCCAGCTGTGGACTGTTGTAAAGGTTGTGTTTATCATTGCTTCTTTAACTTTTTCTATCTGAATTTCTGTCAGAGTTTGTGTTGATGGTAATATAGATGGTATTCTCTATCCTTTCAGCAGGTGGAAATTTTGATCcattcatatataaaatttatgtttGGGTTATATAATTTAGCACAAATGGGTCATATGGGCACATTTGGATTCGTATCTAAAAATGAAACTGGTCAAAAGGGGTTGAAAGCTATTCAAATTGTATCTGAAATTGGAAATATATAAAATCCTATAAATCGTTTATCCAAAGAAAAAGATGTTAagtatcttggaatgtaacaaactttgaacgaatgtctatagtaggaaataactaaagttgtgtgtattgtatgtaaacaactcgaaaataatgtttattgtatgtaagaaaatgtattcaaccaattaaaatcagacaagtggcacctctatatgatTGTCACGtatattttcttacatataataaatattttttaaagttgtttacatacaatacacataattttagttatttcctactatagacattcgtccaaagtttgttacataccAGAATACTTATCcctttttaaaatgtaaatatttaagAAAGTATAACACAAAGAAGTGTTCAGGGTCAACCACAGTTTTAGCCTCGTAAAAAACTCCCCATTTTTACTGCCCAATTtgtcattttcctttttttacttCATCTCAAACATGTAGGATTGGTTTATGTCTGAATGTTGTTTGTGTGAATATGCAATCGGATTGGTCTTTCTGCTAGACGTCACCATCTACCATTGGTTTTGAACCTTTAGCAAATCAATTGTTAGATTTCCAAATTTGAAATTGTAGAGTCGTCACGTTCATCCTTGGCGTGTATGTCTATCTAGCTCACTATTCATGGCTTTGCTTTCTATATACTTGCAAAGAATTCAATGGACCTTTCCAATTGTCTCGTGATTGTGTTTGTTataaatgttcatttgaaaactaaattttttgtgaatTAGAAAACTGGTTAAAACATACtgtgatatgaatttaacacaatgtgttttaattgtgtttttattgt
Coding sequences within:
- the LOC122594057 gene encoding meiotic recombination protein SPO11-1 isoform X2; translation: MEINNIMEGKNSSSHMLQKKIRDFTGSIVESISNGRSPVIYFNRFSNYCTDPSGNCYCSHDTVKGVEILTLQREYHARRLDILLRVLLIVQQLLQENKHGSKRDIYYMHPSVFREQSVVDRTINDICILLQCSRHNLNVVSVAKGLVMGWLRFSEADRITNCLSHPDTAHSIPVHIEEVKDIISVADYILVVEKESVFQRLANDCFCKTNRCIVITGRGYPDIPTRRFLRLLTEQLKLPVYCLVDCDPYGFDILTTYRFGSMQMAYDAKIMRLPEIQWIGAFPSDVEKYSIPQHCLLPMTTEGSKQRQF
- the LOC122594057 gene encoding meiotic recombination protein SPO11-1 isoform X1; the encoded protein is MEINNIMEGKNSSSHMLQKKIRDFTGSIVESISNGRSPVIYFNRFSNYCTDPSGNCYCSHDTVKGVEILTLQREYHARRLDILLRVLLIVQQLLQENKHGSKRDIYYMHPSVFREQSVVDRTINDICILLQCSRHNLNVVSVAKGLVMGWLRFSEADRITNCLSHPDTAHSIPVHIEEVKDIISVADYILVVEKESVFQRLANDCFCKTNRCIVITGRGYPDIPTRRFLRLLTEQLKLPVYCLVDCDPYGFDILTTYRFGSMQMAYDAKIMRLPEIQWIGAFPSDVEKYSIPQHCLLPMTTEDRIKTEAILKRCYLQRVVPQWRLELQLLLESGVKFEIEALSVHSLTFLSKGYLPSKIQGGFSTEHPTFYSLRHCIIPDTGLLSESSLQSLV